The nucleotide sequence AACTTGCAGTTCCTTATAGTGAGTCAAGGCGGTACCAAGCTTACTGTAAGGCAGAGAGGTGTAGGTGGAGGATTCATGCATCTCAGTTATCAGATGGGAAGACATGGCAGGTATGCACTTTTTCATTACTTGTTTATGCCATGTTTCATTGATGTAGTTGTTTCACTAACTCTATATTATTTCATTACCTTCATTCTTTGATGGTTGCAGATTAAGAAGATGCCACACAAGCACAGATGTGCCGGCACAGGGAATTTGGAAAAGAATTGCATGGCTACCAATCATTGGGTGAAGGATAGAGTTATCAATTGGCTAAGGGAGGACTCAACTATTTAGCCTAAAGCTCTAAGGAAACAGTTGGAGGAGAAGTACAACATCAAGGTGAGCAAGTACGTTGTTTGGGACGGCAGGCAAATGGCATTAGATGAGATTTTAGGTGGATGGGAGGACAGCTTTGTCCATGTGTTTTCTTGGAAGAGGGAGGTTGAGAAGAGGTGTCCTGGTAGTGTTGTAGAGATTGAATGGGAGCTTGTGAATGAGAAGAGAAGGTTTTGTAGGATGTTTGTAGCACTGAAGCCATGCATTGATGGCTTCCTTAATGGTTGTAGACTGTACCTAGGGATTGATTCTACAGTTTTGACAACAAGGTGGAAGGGTCAGTTAGCTTCAGCTATAGGTGTTGATGGCCATAACTGGATGTTCCTAGTGGCCTATGGAGTCTTTGGCAGTGAGACCATGGAGAACTGGGAATGGTTCATGAAGATGCTGCACAAGGCAATTGGTTCTCCACATGGTCTGGTTATTTCAACAGATGCAGGTTAGTTTTCTTATTTCAACATATTTCAGCAGACCTTGTTCTTTTCTTGTTTCCTAATGACTGACAGTGTTTTCTGGTTCTTTTCTTGTTTCCTAATGACAGGCAAAGGAATTGATAAGGTAGTTACCAAAATCTTCAGTAATGGTGTAGAACACAGAGAATGCATGAGGCATCTTGTCAAGAATTTCTAGAAGAGGTTTAGAGGAGAAGTGTTTGAGAAGAACTTATGGCCTGCATCAAGGTGCTATAGAATGACAACACATGAGAGGCATTGGAATGAGATgcacaaagcatgcccaaaggcaaCTAACTAGCTGCTAGAGAACCACAAGCAGCTATGGGCAAGGGCCAAATTCAACACAACAAGCAAATGTGACTATGTCACCAACAACATTGCTAAGACATTCAATAGTTGGATCAGGGAACATAAGTCCTTACCTGTTCTAGACCTCATGGATAAGATAAGGCAGTTGATCATGGAGAGGTTCTACACTAGGAGAAACCTAGCCTCAAAGTTGTCAGGCTTCAAGATTTTGCCTCATGTCATGAAGGTTTTGCATGAGAAAAGCAAATCCCTTAACTATAACATACATAGGAGTGGCCCAATGGTTGGAGAAGTAGGAGGAGTGAATAAAGACCTAGTTCCTTGGAGATTCATTGTTGATCTGGACAACCATGAGTGCACATGCAGAGGATGGCAGCTCACTGGACTCCCCTGTGTGCATGCCATAGCTTTCATTGGCACAAGAAGGGTCCTATTGGAGGATTTTGTGCATCCTTACTACTCTATGCAGAAGTTCATAGCAGCATATGCATCTGATGTGCCTCTAATGCCAGACAAGGAAGAATGGGAGAAGGTGGACCTTGGCTTCAAGCTACTTCCTCCTTTATGCTATAGAGCAGCAGGTAGGCCAAGAAAGAGAAGGATAGTTGGCTCTAAAGAAGGTGGGACAAGCAGTAGAGGCAAGAGAAGGTGTAAAAGGTGTGGTGTATTTGGTCACCTACAGAAAACCTGCAATGAAACTATCCATGATCCTGATGCCCCACCACCTGCACCACCAAAGAGGAGGAGGACTTACAAGCCAAAAGTGGTGGAGATCATAGAAACCATGGAAGATCcatccaagaagaggaagaggacttCCAAGCCAAAAGTGATCAGGGTTACAGAAAACCTAGAAGATCCTTGTactaagaagaagaggaaggcctCCACCAAGGGGAAACAACCcaacaagaaaaagaaggcaACTCCTACAGCTGTAGAGCCCACAACTACAGAGCCCACACCTATAGAGCCCACACCTACAGAGCCCACACTTGCTAAATAGTATGTGATCCATCTGTTACCTTCAGTTTTTATGTTAGTTTAGGGACTACATGTTAACATGTGTATAACTGTGCAGGGTTTCAAACTCCTCGGTGACAAGGAAGCAGGCCAGCCAAGGAGCAGTGACACGGAGCCAAAGTACATCATCAGCAAGTCCCAGCGCTAGCACTAGGAGCAAGAAGAGGTTGATGGAAGTCTAGGAGTGTGCAAGCAACATGGCTTCCTCTTTATGATGGATTTATGTGATTTTGTGAACTTCTCTGTCAGTTTAAGGATGCTATGGCCATATAAACTTGGTCTGGGTTATGTATGACACCTGGTATTGAATTCTAGCAAATGAACTATGTAATGTGTAAACTGGTATTGTATTGTGGCCATATGAGGCTCCACTTGGACTAGTATTGTATTATGACACTTGGTATTGTATTATGGCCATCTGAGGCTCAGTTTCCTTGTATTAAACTTGGGATTGCAAGATAACTGTCTTCCATTCATTTCTCAAGCCATTACAAAGTTAATCTTGCTTCTGCATTAAGATGCACAAGACAACTGCACAAGACAACAAAGCACACAACTCCTACAAACACACTGGCCACATTCAACCACCTATCCACTCTCTGCTGCCTAGCTATTCTACTGACATGGAGACTCTGAGCTTCAATAGAATTACCTAGGGCCAACAGAGACTTCTCTAATGCCTGGACTCCGGTCGTCAATGATGCAGCATCGACGCCATCACTCACCGACTTCCACATGAAGAAAGCGCACTTGCTGTTGCCCTGTTCAAGCAGAGATTTCGGATGAACCCTAGATTTGGAGTTGGCATTGACGAAAATGAACAACATGAAGTACAAAAAACTCACCCAGTCTAGATTCTTGCAAGTGTAGAACTGCTTATCTAGGTTGTTTGTGGTTCTGGAGGTCCGCTCCACAATGGTGGCCGTCCGGCAGAAAGGGCACAGCGGCTGCCCACCCGTCGGTGGCTGTCGACTCGGTCCACGTGAACCTGTCGAGGAGGAAGCGCCGGAGCCCGTCGCCATCTTCAGGCCTCTGCTTGCCCCCACCGGCCCGCTTGACAATCTCACGCCCACCAagcccgcgccaccgccgccatcaACCAAATCACCACCGTCGCCGACTTGGAGAAGGGGATGGGGAAGAGAGGGAAGGCGGGAGGGCGTCGATACCCTAACTGCCAGGTCGGGCTGGTTAAATGTGGTCGAACCAGACCAGGTTGCCATTTTGGCTCGAGGGCACCACATGTCCAAAATGAatatttctctctcctctcttggCTCAAACTGGGGTGCGGTGTCTTCTGGCAACTCAAAGTGGAAACACAGTGGCCAGCAGCAAACTGGCGCATTTGCGGTGTCCACCAGCCGTCGGTGCTCATTTGGCATGTCCTATGGCCAATTGTCccttatttctactagtgatttaatatatattgaaacaaagagcatttaactaccctaatgcttagtctaccctaaggctacaaaaattacagtgagcacgtaataataccatgaagctactacaaaaatttcaggaccaaagctagcaccaatttaccacaaaacttcctacaatgattaatttaataatatgaagcattctcaaatgatttaatagctcctggtatcaacatgtatatatgaactaaatacaccaacagatagagcacaattttatgaacctaacaaaatttgtttcacaatttttggacacctacatgattttatattaactGCCAAAAattagctcagaaattaaattagaaaactctttctaattccttatgaaaaagaaaaacgaatttTCCCGTGCGGCCCACATGACGTAGCGCGCGCATGAGCATGCTACGGCTTTACGGTGTGGCCCACGCGAGACTGGCCTGCAGCGTGAGATGAACcgcgacgggggggggggggcaggaatCCTGCGCGTGttggtgatgttttgccaaagagacctcaaacttctctcaaattacaactaagtactaacactattttccccTCTCTCAAACCTTTTCACTTAACCCCCTTGCTTTCCTGGAATTCCCTCGCGTATACACCCGGTGACTCAGCGCATGGCGGCGCGACGGCTGGTGACACAGCATGGCTGTGCCGACCACCTAGGACCTACGGTAGACCACCTAATCGGCCGGTCACCATCTCCAACCTGAGCGGCTACGCTAAGCAGCGGTGTGGGGTGACATGACTTGCTAGGGAAGGCTACAGCGGCGTGTGACCATCCGCGACGGTGGCGCCACTGTTTTGGTGAGCTGGGGTAGCTATAGACCTAATTGGTTAgcacgtgagcatcaggaggctatGATGGATCAGGCCGAGGTGATGGTTGGGGTGGAGGGTAACGgaggagggctggccacgtgcggccgAGTTGTGCGGTGGTGCACCATGGCGGCGTGGTCGTGTCAGTGACAACGGGGAGGTGGTAGCGGTTCCACTAgcatgcgcaaggtggagagggaggcaaggaaAAGCTAGTGGTGTAGGCGAATTGGCTCAGGAGGaacggtaggagggctgccctcgacCATGGCCGAGCATGGCCTTAATGGCATGGCGGCGGGAAAAAACTCCAAACTAGAGCTTGATCGTGCTTGCTTCAAGGCTGGGAGGAGTCGAGGGGTCAGGTGGCTTAATGGAGAAGCCAGGGACGTGATGCATTGGGCGATGGTGACTCAACCATGCTGAATTAAGCGAGCGGGGTTGGCCGGTTGTGGCGGCAGAGAGAGAGGAGCAGGTCTGGCTCGGCTCGTCCTCGCCTTAGTGTCAAGTGGTCGGCTAGACCCGACGCAGTGTCTACGCACCCGCTACGTGACAACGTGGCCAAACCATGTGTCCACGCATGGAGACAGGTAGGGGTGTGGTATGTGCGGCCACAGCGCCATTAAGGTGAGGCAACGACACGAGGCAGCTgggatagtatttttgcttaataaaaattggttttcaaccagACTTGATATACCAGAGCTATTGAAttaactttcatttaacatttttattgatcattttaagttacaagaaatttatctacacattctatcacatgcattatcacataaacatgatgctcatgatatgttttagtagttagtttagggcgtaacatagagggtgttacagctctccccccctaaaacaaaatctcatcccgagatttcatgtgtgtgCTTAGTGTGGGAAAATGGATAAGAAATAAACTTTTACTTAACCCATTACCTCGATACATTAGGGAGAAGATGGGAATAATGCTCCAGAatataactctcttgttcccaagttgcttcatccttcgaatggttttgccactggaCTTTATAAATTTTCACCACTTTATTTCTTGTGACTCTCTCtctttcatccaagattttgacgggatgctcaatataagaaagatcaggttggagagggagtccttcaatttccaccacttcctcagGAACTCGTAAACATCTCTTTAATTAGGAAACATGAAAGATGTTATGTACTACTGACAAAATATCCAGAAGTTGGAGATAATAAGAATAGTACCACACCGTTCCAAAACTTTATAAGGTTCGACATAACAAGGAGCTAATTTTCCTCGGACTCCAAACCGATGCACACCActcatcggggatacctttaggtacacatggtcactaACTTCAAACTACAAAGGTCTTCTCCTCTTATCCGCATAAGCTTTCAGACAATTCTGAGCTACTttcaagtgactctgaataacactgacatgttctcttgcttctttgataaaatcaggtccaaagtaACCACGGTCACCCATTTCCActtagttaagaggtgttctacatttcttgccatatagggcctcaaaaggtgccattcgaatgctctcttaatagctattgttataagaaaactcaactAGAGTCAAACATTCGTCCCACTTTTATggataagaaatggcacaagctctcaacacgTCTTCAAGTACTTAGTTGACCCTTTCTGTCTGACCGTCAGTTTGCaggtgataagctaaacttctgaggagacgagtaccaagacatttctagagttgctcccagaaatgagagacaaagactggcCCTCTATCGGAAACAATGGTAAGAAGAACTCCATGTAGGAtcacaacccgatcaaaataTAACTtgacatacttcttggctgaataccttgtatccactaggaggaaatgagcagacttggtaaggcgatccataataacccaaatagagtcattccCCTTTGCCGTGCGAGaaaaacccacaacaaagttcatggaaatatcctcctatttccaaataggaataggcaagggctgtagaaatctaggcgtacgcatatggtctgccttaacccttccacaaatgtcacattctgagatgtatttggtaatatcctatttaatatttggccaccaaaataagtgacgcaaatcatgatacatcttgttacttcccagatgaatggataatttggagttgtgagcttcatccaaaatttttctccttagctcatcacttgagagaaccaccaatcggttcttgaacttcaccacaccttgatcatcaatactaaaatgaggaccacacCCTTTGGCGATTAGTTTCTTAATATGCAGAATTTTtgaagcatcttgcctttgctctataataatttgctcaagtagatctgagactagagcaatatgggataacacctcagaatggttgagaggcaaaaattcttcttcaacttgatgtgatttctaacttaaggcatcagctaccacattagcttttctagggtgagaatgaacttctaaattgtaatccttgattaactcaagccacctccgTTGCCTGATATTCAACTCatattgagtgaaaatatatctgagactcttgtgatccatgtagatatgcactttatttcccaacaggtaatgtctcaaatttttagagcgtgcaccactgtagccagctctaaatcatggatgggataattcaactcgtgcttttttagctgatgtgaagcataagcgatcacacgtccgtcttgcataagcacacatcctagcccagtcctagaggcatcacaatacacatcaaatggcctatcaatatctggttgggcaagaataggagaagaggtaagaaacttcttcagagcttggaaagcttcttcacaagccagactccatacaaacttgacatccttctagagcaacttggtcattggttgagctaccttagaaaactcagggatgaagcgtcgataataaccagcaagaccaaggcaCTAATGAATCTAATGCACtaactttggagatttccaatttaccacatcctgcaccttgctaggatccacGGAGAAGCCTTTAGGTGTTAGGACATGTCCCAAAACctgcactcgatccaaccaaaattcacacttgctgaatttggcatacagcttgtgttcccacAATCAAGTTAGGACTAtgcgaagatgttgtgcatgctcttcattgttcttagaatatatatcaatatgtcatcaatgaacaccactacaaacttgtctaacttcggcatgaagactgaattcatgagatatatGAAGAATGcaagagcattggtgagaccaaaaaacatgactaggtattcatagaggccatacctagtagagaaagctgcctttggtatatcttgtggttggatcttaatttggtgatacccagaacaaATATCAATCTTTGAAAAACACCTTGGCAtgagccaactgatcgaacaaaatatcaatacgaggtaaatgatacttgttcttaatggttaccacattaagagggcgataatccacacacatccgaagagcgccatccttcttcttcacaaaaatagcttggcaaccccatggtgaagaacttagacggatgaatcccttttccaacaatTCCTCTAACTATTTCTTCATCCCGTCCAATTCTTTTAGAACCATGCGATAAGGACATCACGAAATAGGAGCAGTTCTAgcttctaactcaatggaaaactccacatccctatctggtggtaacccaggtagatcttcagggaAGACattcggaaactcacaaaccacaggaaTAGATGCAAGATTAGGAGAAGCTTCAGTATAAGTAATAACTGGTAGGGTGGAAACTAaaggcataaggagagacattctatcctcagaagaagtaagcttcaactcaacaattatttgcctaaggttcaagactaccccgtaatttctcaaccagttcattcctagaattgcatctatgccttgagCAGGCTGCACCATAAACTAGAGACAATAAGAGTGAGTGGCTAGCACAAGCCTCATTGTGTCCGTTCGAGTTTTAACACACAACTACGTACTCggggttctgattctataggcaataggaatagcgatagtagatatattgtgcctttgtgcaaaccccatactcatgaatgaatgtgatgcaccagaatcaaataatacatatgctaggtggaaatcaatggtgaacataccagccatcataggtTCTCCCTGTGGGATATCCAAAGCCTCGGTGAAGTTAACCTATCCTGAATGGCTTATGGGCACCTTCTTCCtaatgatagtcctcttgaccaaatgagagttggctgaaggctaagAAGATGGAGTAAGATGGTTCTAGGGGCACtcacgagcatagtggccttccttgccacacttgaaacaagcacccggcttgttcccctatccctgacAAGGTGGAACCTGCTGTCCTTGAGGCTGctacacctgctgagtaggtgcatggtactggGTGGGAGGTGCTTGGTAAGTCTACTGAGTCTGACGAGACGACTATCCActagagagtgataggacaccctcctcacaacctataccttctgtgactatgggtgactagaagacccaatgATCACCCTCTTACAtttccactcagcctgagagtcacgctggagtccctccatagcaatgacagcattcatcaaagcaccaaaggtctgatagcccccGGTATACAacttctcttgcaagatgcaagaaAGACCGCGattgaaatggtccatcttcttatcatcagtatccacatgagtcccagcatactgtgcaaggtggttgaacttgttcacatattccatcacaGTCTTGTTTTCTTGCTTTAGCTCTAGAAACTCAGACAGCTTCCTGTTTAGCAAACCAATAGAAATATAGAATTGacggaaagcagtggtaaactcctgccaagtcacatggtggtccataggctgcatggcattgaaagtgtcctGCCAAGTACTGGTAGATCCCAAAAGTTGTTGTGCGGCAAAGCACACCTTCTGCTCATCCATCACattgagcagctgaaacttctgctctagaatacgaagccaatgctccacgtccagaggctcagcagtcagcgtgaacatgggtgggtgtgtccccaagaagtcctAATAGGAACAAGGCCTCTCGGGACCatgagcaccacccccattcctaccattgccaccgaggcctccacgGGAGAAGTCACCAATAGCCTATGttagcatctccaaggcacagGCCGACTCATGATAAGTAGCcaacatctcagccatcatctcGGCATGGGTCATCgaatgtggtggtggtggcggaggaggaggaggaggaccaaggaatgGGGTCTCATGGCTCTTCTcgttggcattgccatgatcatcgccacaaccatttttgccctagtcttcaccaagaccacggcCCATCCCAGCACCGGTGCTCCCGCGACCAGACTTCAGGTTTATctgtaaacagataggaacccaccattagggacaatgcctccatacttagaaacaaacggctagagagatgataaggcccaacAAATGGTTACTAGTGAgacttttccttaagagttaaagcatttctctttatttattatcctatcaatttactacccaAATTATATGTGTGGAGacagtttagtttaagcaagattctcttttcatgatgcatggatcgatctattcgttcgctcaagccagaatatagtggtattcgtatataatttttggcacagTGCACATTCATTTCCTGaatgctaaacgattcttacgcagcgtaagttagtgtacctgtagaagattgattagataaaaccagtgccactatcctagatagaccatattactagggcttatacttatttacgtaatttatcgcatcctgcttttcacaaaacttttgttggtcaaattttaggttttgaaaatggtttttaaactcgtagactcattattgggctctgataccacctatggtagaaccgcctgaaataacacgtTTTTagaggtgctcatcttccactagacactaagcaccctgaaagttagctacaccgaacagttctgtcgagcacaccccacgggagaactTAAATCAATCCATGTTCTACCTCtagaatctaataatgagtatgagtttacaatacttagtccatttcatacaacaagatttcttggaaattatttattacaataccagagttcagagtgc is from Miscanthus floridulus cultivar M001 chromosome 7, ASM1932011v1, whole genome shotgun sequence and encodes:
- the LOC136465429 gene encoding uncharacterized protein is translated as MFTLTAEPLDVEHWLRILEQKFQLLNVMDEQKVCFAAQQLLGSTSTWQDTFNAMQPMDHHVTWQEFTTAFRQFYISIGLLNRKLSEFLELKQENKTVMEYVNKFNHLAQYAGTHVDTDDKKMDHFNRGLSCILQEKLYTGGYQTFGALMNAVIAMEGLQRDSQAEWKCKRVIIGSSSHP